One genomic window of Corallococcus exiguus includes the following:
- a CDS encoding aldo/keto reductase: protein MGGLRYAPVRPFEFFAMGSAGLGSEPGTPRFRVLAGLALLLFDKPPPPPPEDIVYELVQGLPRAPAEPQLEPEPTPPEPPTPEPSVEPTWSDTDPDGDGVVDALDACIHEKGTREYGGCPETGDPLVTLEVSSVGLGVQNMSRTYQTTVPSRPEMLNIIRTAYDRGVTFFDAAEAYGPHEVERILGEGIASFRDKVVLASKFGWNIDLETGERRPGLNSRPEHIKLAVEGMLKRLRTDRIDLLYQHRVDPEVPIEDVAGAVKELMAQGKVLHWGLSEMGPKTLRRAHAALPVSAVQNEYSMLWRGPEAVIIPLCQELGIGFVPWSPLGVGFLTGAIDANTRFAPGDIRGVESRFAPENLPHNLALVESAKRWAERKRATPAQIALAWLMAQTGVSRGVLILRHPLI from the coding sequence GTGGGCGGCCTGCGCTACGCACCCGTCCGGCCGTTCGAGTTCTTCGCCATGGGCAGCGCGGGTCTGGGCTCGGAGCCTGGGACGCCCCGCTTCCGGGTGCTCGCGGGACTTGCCCTGCTGCTCTTCGACAAGCCACCGCCTCCGCCCCCGGAGGACATCGTCTACGAACTCGTCCAGGGGCTGCCGCGTGCTCCCGCCGAGCCCCAGCTCGAGCCCGAACCCACGCCTCCCGAGCCCCCCACGCCCGAGCCCTCCGTCGAGCCGACATGGTCCGACACCGACCCGGATGGGGATGGTGTCGTGGACGCGCTGGATGCCTGCATCCACGAGAAGGGGACCCGGGAGTACGGCGGTTGCCCCGAGACCGGCGACCCGCTCGTCACGCTGGAGGTCTCCAGCGTCGGGCTCGGCGTCCAGAATATGAGTCGCACCTACCAGACCACGGTTCCGAGCCGTCCCGAGATGCTCAACATCATCCGGACCGCCTACGACCGGGGCGTCACCTTCTTCGATGCGGCCGAGGCATACGGTCCACATGAGGTCGAGCGCATCCTCGGCGAGGGCATTGCCTCATTCCGGGACAAGGTGGTCCTCGCATCCAAGTTCGGTTGGAACATCGACCTCGAGACCGGAGAGCGCCGCCCAGGCCTCAACAGCCGCCCGGAGCACATCAAGTTGGCCGTCGAGGGCATGCTCAAGCGCCTCCGCACCGACCGTATCGACCTCCTCTACCAGCATCGGGTTGACCCGGAGGTCCCCATCGAGGACGTCGCCGGGGCGGTCAAGGAGCTGATGGCCCAGGGCAAGGTTCTGCACTGGGGCCTGTCCGAGATGGGGCCGAAGACGCTGCGCCGTGCGCATGCCGCGCTGCCTGTGAGCGCCGTCCAGAACGAGTACTCGATGCTGTGGCGTGGCCCCGAGGCGGTCATCATCCCGCTCTGCCAGGAGCTGGGCATCGGCTTCGTGCCTTGGAGCCCACTCGGCGTGGGGTTCCTCACAGGGGCCATCGACGCGAACACGCGCTTCGCTCCGGGCGACATTCGCGGCGTCGAGTCCCGCTTCGCGCCCGAAAACCTGCCGCACAACCTGGCCCTCGTCGAATCGGCCAAGCGCTGGGCAGAGCGGAAGCGTGCCACGCCCGCCCAAATCGCACTGGCCTGGCTGATGGCGCAGACCGGCGTCAGCCGTGGGGTTTTGATCCTGAGGCATCCCCTCATCTGA
- the folD gene encoding bifunctional methylenetetrahydrofolate dehydrogenase/methenyltetrahydrofolate cyclohydrolase FolD: MTAQLIDGKAVAARVRAEIKEEVARLKAERGITPGLAVVRVGEDPASKIYVTGKKKAAEEVGFNSWEHHPDETITQDELLALVHRLNEDPAVHGILVQLPLPKHIDADAIIAAVMPEKDADGFHPMNAGNLLLGRPATRACTPYGVMRLLEEVGCNPAGKRAVVVGRSNIVGKPQALMLLQKDATVTVCHRKSDLPAEVAQADILVVAVGVPELVKGAWIKPGAVVIDVGMNRKADGKLVGDVEFAAAAERASFITPVPGGVGPMTIAMLMKNTLEAAQRAGK; encoded by the coding sequence ATGACGGCTCAGTTGATTGACGGCAAGGCAGTGGCGGCGCGCGTGCGGGCGGAGATCAAGGAGGAGGTGGCGCGCCTGAAGGCCGAGCGCGGCATCACCCCGGGGCTCGCCGTGGTGCGCGTGGGTGAGGACCCGGCGTCCAAGATTTATGTGACGGGAAAGAAGAAGGCCGCCGAGGAGGTGGGCTTCAACTCCTGGGAGCATCACCCGGACGAGACCATCACCCAGGACGAGCTCCTGGCGCTGGTGCACCGGCTGAACGAGGACCCGGCGGTGCACGGCATCCTGGTGCAACTGCCCCTGCCCAAGCACATCGACGCGGACGCCATCATCGCGGCGGTGATGCCGGAGAAGGACGCGGACGGCTTCCACCCGATGAACGCGGGAAATCTGCTCCTGGGAAGGCCGGCGACGCGGGCGTGCACGCCCTATGGGGTGATGCGGCTGTTGGAAGAGGTGGGGTGCAATCCGGCCGGCAAGCGCGCGGTGGTGGTGGGCCGCAGCAACATCGTGGGCAAGCCGCAGGCACTGATGCTGCTGCAGAAGGACGCGACGGTGACGGTGTGCCACCGCAAGAGCGACCTGCCGGCGGAGGTGGCGCAGGCGGACATCCTGGTGGTGGCGGTGGGCGTGCCGGAGCTGGTGAAGGGCGCGTGGATCAAGCCCGGCGCGGTGGTGATTGACGTGGGGATGAACCGCAAGGCGGATGGGAAGCTGGTGGGGGACGTGGAGTTCGCCGCCGCGGCGGAGCGGGCTTCGTTCATCACGCCGGTGCCGGGTGGCGTGGGTCCGATGACGATCGCGATGCTGATGAAGAACACGCTGGAGGCGGCTCAGCGCGCGGGGAAGTAA
- a CDS encoding TerB family tellurite resistance protein: protein MAGLLIGGPWAIVLALILGTALGHYFDEQHGAPPDFPEILSDFPATFEPPPEQPPLTQGPGEFPIVQAPDEDPLDRDITALFVDVARADGDMRREEVREVRRYFEEVLRADAHTVQAVRRYLKDFLSRPASLDAPASLASCLDSLPSGERLRLLDALYEMALADGPLQRSEREALKRMAEGLDVPDAKVQALAELHLGDATAHYQTLGLPPDATDAEVKSAYRKLAARFHPDKAAHLAPKAAEQAARRFQAARDAYEEIRRLRGL, encoded by the coding sequence ATGGCCGGCCTCCTCATTGGCGGGCCCTGGGCCATCGTGCTCGCCCTCATCCTGGGCACCGCCCTGGGCCACTACTTCGACGAACAGCACGGCGCTCCCCCGGACTTCCCTGAAATCCTCAGCGACTTCCCCGCCACCTTCGAGCCGCCTCCTGAACAGCCCCCCCTCACCCAGGGCCCGGGCGAGTTCCCCATCGTCCAGGCCCCGGACGAGGACCCGCTCGACCGCGACATCACCGCCCTCTTCGTGGACGTGGCCCGCGCCGACGGCGACATGCGCCGCGAGGAGGTCCGCGAGGTCCGCCGCTACTTCGAGGAGGTCCTCCGCGCCGACGCCCACACCGTCCAGGCCGTGCGCCGTTACCTCAAGGACTTCCTCTCCCGCCCCGCCTCCCTGGACGCCCCCGCCTCCCTCGCCTCCTGCCTGGACTCCCTGCCTTCGGGCGAACGGCTCCGCCTGCTGGACGCGCTCTATGAGATGGCGCTCGCGGACGGCCCCCTCCAGCGCTCCGAACGCGAGGCCCTGAAGCGCATGGCCGAAGGCCTGGACGTCCCCGACGCCAAGGTCCAGGCCCTGGCCGAACTGCACCTGGGCGACGCCACCGCCCACTACCAGACGCTGGGCCTCCCCCCGGACGCCACCGACGCGGAGGTGAAGAGCGCCTACCGCAAGCTCGCCGCCCGCTTCCATCCCGACAAGGCCGCCCACCTGGCGCCCAAGGCCGCCGAGCAGGCCGCCCGCCGGTTCCAGGCCGCCCGCGACGCCTACGAGGAAATCCGCAGGCTGCGCGGCCTGTAG
- a CDS encoding Smr/MutS family protein: MSQRPPKKKEAEFQNNPFKSAIKTLQDQEKQEKAAAAAAEASKKKAVAQKPTKAPKARPEDDDVGLFFSAMDGVQQITHRGEAPKTNPRLPELIDDNAEALAQLSDLVAVDGPLSFTGSDAAFEGASPGTDPNLLRSLRRGDFSVQDRLDLHGKTQREAQAAVERFLSDSRRAKRRCVLIVHGRGLNSKDQIPVLKDAVRDLLSQKRLERMVLAFSTARPQDGGAGAVYVLLRR, from the coding sequence ATGAGCCAGCGTCCCCCGAAGAAGAAGGAAGCGGAGTTCCAGAACAACCCGTTCAAGTCCGCCATCAAGACGCTCCAGGACCAGGAGAAGCAGGAGAAGGCAGCGGCCGCCGCCGCGGAGGCCTCGAAGAAGAAGGCCGTCGCGCAGAAGCCCACCAAGGCCCCCAAGGCGCGTCCGGAAGACGACGACGTGGGCCTCTTCTTCTCCGCCATGGACGGCGTGCAGCAGATCACCCATCGCGGTGAAGCCCCCAAGACGAACCCGCGCCTGCCGGAGCTCATCGACGACAACGCGGAGGCGCTCGCGCAGCTCTCCGACCTGGTCGCGGTGGACGGGCCCCTGTCCTTCACCGGCTCGGACGCGGCCTTCGAGGGCGCCTCCCCCGGCACCGACCCCAACCTGCTGCGTTCCCTGCGCCGGGGCGACTTCTCCGTGCAGGACCGGCTGGACCTTCACGGCAAGACGCAGCGCGAGGCCCAGGCCGCCGTGGAGCGCTTCCTGTCCGACAGCCGTCGCGCCAAGCGCCGCTGCGTGCTCATCGTCCACGGGCGCGGTTTGAATTCCAAGGATCAGATCCCGGTGCTCAAGGACGCGGTGAGGGACTTGCTGTCGCAGAAGCGGCTGGAGCGGATGGTGCTGGCGTTCTCCACTGCCCGTCCGCAGGACGGCGGGGCTGGCGCCGTCTACGTGCTGCTGCGCCGATAG
- the add gene encoding adenosine deaminase, whose amino-acid sequence MVRDLIDLHIHVGGAVAPHILWSIAHQQGFKLPVKNYFDFVELITSRPGKVGSLDDYLKILHTWTEKIQSSPSAIERSVYEVIGKEYRGSRVTQIELRFNPMKRNLSSELDLDHIIHAALRGMDRATLEYGVKVGLIFCLAREFDHKLNSIIVEKAIKYRSRGVYGIDLAGTERDAMEHKASLSEYEDLYARARKAGLKCTVHTGETAGTGANGLMAAVEKLKPHRIGHGIRAAYDESAMKILRENNITLELCPTSNIHTKAVADLQELKHIMQTFWDRKVKFTINTDGPYLLETDMRREIEIVESNNLLTTEQVDQALAWAREASFIPA is encoded by the coding sequence ATGGTTCGCGACCTCATTGACCTTCACATCCACGTGGGTGGCGCGGTGGCTCCGCACATCCTGTGGTCCATTGCCCACCAGCAGGGCTTCAAGCTCCCCGTCAAGAACTACTTCGACTTCGTCGAGCTGATCACCTCCCGTCCGGGCAAGGTGGGCAGCCTCGATGACTACCTGAAGATCCTCCACACCTGGACGGAGAAGATCCAATCCTCTCCCAGCGCCATCGAGCGCTCCGTCTACGAGGTGATTGGCAAGGAGTACCGGGGCAGCCGCGTCACGCAGATTGAGCTGCGCTTCAATCCGATGAAGCGCAACCTCTCCAGCGAGTTGGATCTGGACCACATCATCCACGCGGCGCTGCGGGGCATGGACCGCGCGACGCTGGAGTACGGCGTGAAGGTGGGCCTCATCTTCTGCCTGGCCCGCGAGTTCGACCACAAGCTCAACAGCATCATCGTGGAGAAGGCCATCAAGTACCGCTCGCGCGGCGTGTACGGCATCGACCTGGCCGGCACGGAGCGCGACGCGATGGAGCACAAGGCCTCGCTCTCCGAGTACGAGGACCTCTATGCCCGCGCTCGCAAGGCCGGCCTCAAGTGCACCGTGCACACCGGCGAGACGGCCGGCACGGGCGCCAACGGCCTGATGGCGGCGGTGGAGAAGCTCAAGCCCCACCGCATCGGCCACGGCATCCGCGCCGCGTACGACGAGTCCGCGATGAAGATTCTTCGCGAGAACAACATCACGCTGGAGCTGTGCCCCACGTCCAACATCCACACCAAGGCCGTGGCGGACCTGCAGGAGCTCAAGCACATCATGCAGACGTTCTGGGACCGCAAGGTGAAGTTCACCATCAACACGGACGGCCCCTACCTGCTGGAGACGGACATGCGGCGGGAGATTGAAATCGTCGAGTCCAACAACCTGCTCACCACCGAGCAGGTGGACCAGGCACTCGCGTGGGCGCGCGAGGCGTCCTTCATCCCGGCCTGA
- a CDS encoding quinone-dependent dihydroorotate dehydrogenase gives MYGLTRALLFSLPPEPAHRLGMSGLAALGKWNARCRAMREHTLRLAPMDLSVELAGLKFAHPVALAAGLDKDAEAVDGLFACGFSAVEIGTVTPKPQPGNPKPRLFRLPEHRAVINRMGFNNHGTATAAERLKARSWKPGPLGVNIGKNKDTPLERAVDDYVACVDALASLGDYVVVNASSPNTPGLRKLQEPEALSALLLAVRERMDAVAPGTPLFLKIAPDLTPEAVDEVVDVAMARGLSGLIATNTTLTRPFEHKHSKEAGGLSGAPVRELSNAVIRRAYQRGKGALPLIGVGGVFTAQDVYEKLRAGATVVQVYTGFIYEGPGMVDRILPELGALLARDGFASVRDVIGVDAR, from the coding sequence ATGTACGGCCTGACTCGCGCATTGCTCTTCAGCCTGCCCCCGGAGCCCGCGCACCGGCTGGGCATGTCGGGGCTCGCGGCCCTGGGGAAGTGGAACGCCCGCTGCCGCGCCATGCGCGAGCACACGCTGCGCCTCGCGCCCATGGACCTGTCCGTGGAGCTGGCGGGGCTGAAGTTCGCCCACCCGGTGGCGCTCGCCGCCGGGCTGGACAAGGACGCGGAGGCCGTGGACGGGCTGTTCGCCTGCGGCTTCTCCGCGGTGGAGATTGGCACCGTCACGCCGAAGCCCCAGCCCGGCAACCCAAAGCCGCGCTTGTTCCGCCTGCCGGAGCACCGCGCGGTCATCAACCGCATGGGCTTCAACAACCACGGCACGGCCACCGCGGCGGAGCGCCTCAAGGCCCGCTCGTGGAAGCCCGGCCCGCTGGGCGTGAACATCGGCAAGAACAAGGACACGCCGCTGGAGCGCGCGGTCGACGACTACGTGGCGTGCGTGGACGCGCTCGCGTCGCTGGGGGACTACGTCGTCGTCAACGCGTCCTCGCCCAACACGCCGGGCCTGCGCAAGCTGCAGGAGCCGGAGGCGCTGTCCGCGCTGCTGCTCGCCGTGCGCGAGCGGATGGACGCCGTGGCCCCGGGCACGCCGCTGTTCCTGAAGATCGCCCCGGACCTCACGCCCGAAGCCGTGGATGAAGTCGTGGACGTGGCGATGGCGCGCGGGCTGTCCGGGCTCATCGCCACCAACACCACCCTCACCCGCCCCTTCGAGCACAAGCACTCGAAGGAGGCCGGCGGCCTGTCCGGCGCCCCCGTGCGCGAGCTGTCCAACGCCGTCATCCGCCGCGCGTACCAACGCGGCAAGGGCGCCCTGCCCCTCATCGGCGTGGGCGGCGTGTTCACCGCGCAGGACGTCTACGAGAAGCTGCGCGCGGGCGCCACCGTGGTGCAGGTGTACACGGGCTTCATCTACGAGGGCCCGGGCATGGTGGACCGCATCCTCCCGGAGCTGGGCGCCCTGCTGGCCCGTGACGGCTTCGCCTCCGTGCGCGACGTGATTGGCGTGGACGCTCGCTAG
- the sitI6 gene encoding SitI6 family double-CXXCG motif immunity protein has translation MRYYEVRASQGPWRWSGRYDAEHRWVLPGVDCPRCGTWAGAGAYPTVDLSGTGALAKELEETLLPTTVAEYRRMAAAITPWVAVDQEVTPGCAFGPLRGTASGDFGPLTAWPGWQLLVREDARAALRELPLQGVEAVPAQLQGSRGQLYEVEARPIGRAHYASVTPDSPSCDYCGHQGGFSLATDWALDAATVSSSDVFRVWGTGVMVVSERFAATLDKLGPSDVELREVPTH, from the coding sequence ATGCGGTACTACGAAGTGCGCGCGTCGCAGGGGCCATGGCGGTGGAGCGGGCGCTACGACGCCGAGCATCGATGGGTGCTGCCAGGAGTGGACTGTCCGCGCTGCGGAACCTGGGCGGGCGCGGGCGCGTACCCGACGGTGGACTTGAGCGGGACGGGGGCACTCGCGAAGGAGCTCGAGGAGACGCTCTTGCCGACGACGGTGGCCGAGTACCGCCGGATGGCCGCGGCCATCACGCCCTGGGTGGCGGTGGACCAGGAGGTGACGCCAGGCTGCGCCTTTGGGCCACTTCGGGGCACCGCGTCCGGTGACTTCGGTCCGCTGACGGCATGGCCTGGCTGGCAGCTGCTGGTGCGCGAGGACGCACGGGCGGCCCTTCGCGAACTGCCGCTGCAAGGCGTGGAGGCGGTGCCGGCGCAGCTGCAGGGGAGCAGGGGACAGCTGTACGAGGTGGAGGCGCGCCCCATCGGCCGCGCCCACTACGCCTCGGTGACGCCGGACAGCCCGTCCTGCGACTACTGCGGCCACCAGGGCGGCTTCAGCCTCGCCACCGACTGGGCGCTGGACGCGGCCACTGTGTCATCGAGCGACGTGTTCCGCGTATGGGGAACGGGGGTGATGGTGGTCTCCGAGCGGTTCGCCGCGACGCTGGACAAGCTGGGCCCGAGCGACGTCGAGCTGCGCGAAGTGCCGACACACTGA